Proteins encoded within one genomic window of Brachybacterium avium:
- a CDS encoding nucleotidyltransferase family protein, protein MAPTTEASQSLRETLSARRGEIVEVLLRYGAHNPRVFGSVARGDAMASSDIDLLVDLEPHRGNELMRVAGIGEELSLLMGVRVDVVTASLLRDPVSRTALADAVSL, encoded by the coding sequence ATGGCTCCTACGACAGAGGCTTCCCAGTCACTGCGCGAAACGCTCAGCGCGCGCCGCGGTGAGATCGTCGAGGTTCTTCTGCGCTACGGAGCGCACAATCCTCGCGTCTTCGGCTCTGTCGCTCGCGGCGATGCCATGGCCTCCAGCGACATCGACCTGTTGGTCGACCTCGAGCCGCACCGAGGCAATGAACTGATGCGCGTCGCCGGCATCGGTGAGGAGCTCAGTCTGCTGATGGGCGTCAGGGTCGACGTGGTGACCGCGTCATTGCTCAGAGATCCCGTCTCGCGCACCGCTCTCGCCGATGCGGTCAGTCTGTGA